A window of the Procambarus clarkii isolate CNS0578487 chromosome 19, FALCON_Pclarkii_2.0, whole genome shotgun sequence genome harbors these coding sequences:
- the LOC123757410 gene encoding large ribosomal subunit protein eL34 produces MVRLTYRRRLSYNTASNRRKIVKTPGGRLVYHYQKKPGKAPACGNCKTRLPGIVVARPHKLHRLSKRVKRVTRAYGGNLCHKCVRERVVRAFLIEEQKIVVKVLKAQKAASKTK; encoded by the exons ATGGTGAGGCTAACGTATCGTCGGCGGCTGTCGTACAACACTGCCAGCAACAGGAGAAAAAT TGTGAAGACTCCTGGTGGCCGTCTTGTTTATCATTATCAGAAAAAGCCGGGTAAGGCCCCAGCTTGTGGTAATTGCAAGACTAGGCTTCCTGGTATTGTGGTTGCCAGGCCCCATAAGCTCCATCGCCTATCAAAGCGCGTGAAGAGAGTAACCCGTGCGTATGGAGGTAATCTGTGCCACAAGTGTGTCCGTGAAAG GGTTGTGCGAGCATTCCTGATTGAGGAGCAGAAGATTGTGGTAAAGGTCCTCAAGGCCCAGAAAGCTGCATCAAAGACTAAGTAA